The Lycium ferocissimum isolate CSIRO_LF1 chromosome 10, AGI_CSIRO_Lferr_CH_V1, whole genome shotgun sequence genome window below encodes:
- the LOC132032400 gene encoding uncharacterized protein LOC132032400 isoform X1, producing MSMTKKPVKYCVVDAFTDTSFKGNPAAVCLLEEEKDDKWLQSVAAEFNISETCYLTQCSNEDTNTNSRFSLRWFTPVDEVDLCGHATLAAAHFLFAYGLVKTDTVEFSTRSGILTAKRVPEAKVPNSDQDDWRTGYSIELDFPVVQVAETSFTDVPAISKSLNGASVVEINETSKGDHFILLPSGEAVADCQPQFDLIKTCPGRGMIITGPAPQGCGFDFYSRFFCPKLGINEDPVCGSAHCALAHYWRKKLGKCDFVALAAAPRGGVVKLHLDEEKQRVFLRGKAVAVMEGSLLV from the exons ATGTCAATGACCAAGAAACCCGTGAAGTACTGTGTA GTGGATGCTTTTACTGACACATCATTCAAAGGCAATCCAGCAGCAGTTTGCTTattagaagaagagaaagatgaTAAATGGTTACAATCTGTTGCTGCTGAGTTCAATATATCTGAAACTTGTTATCTCACTCAATGTTCCAATGAAGACACAAACACAAATTCCAGATTTAGCCTTCGTTGGTTTACTCCAGTTGATGAG GTAGATCTATGTGGGCATGCAACGCTAGCAGCTGCACACTTTCTATTTGCCTATGGCCTGGTTAAAACTGATACTGTTGAGTTTTCAACAAGATCAGGAATTCTAACTGCCAAAAGAGTACCAGAAGCCAAAGTGCCAAATTCTGATCAGGACGATTGGCGAACAGGTTACtcaattgaattagattttccTGTTGTCCAAGTAGCCGAGACTAGTTTTACTGATGTTCCTGCAATTTCGAAAAGCCTGAATGGTGCATCCGTGGTTGAGATCAATGAGACATCGAAGGGTGATCATTTC ATCTTGCTCCCATCAGGGGAGGCAGTGGCCGACTGCCAACCTCAGTTTGATCTAATAAAAACTTGCCCTGGCAGAGGAATGATTATAACTGGACCTGCTCCACAGGGTTGTGGATTTGATTTTTATAGCCGTTTCTTCTGCCCAAAGCTGGGAATCAATGAG GATCCAGTTTGTGGAAGTGCTCATTGTGCCTTGGCTCATTATTGGCGGAAGAAGCTTGGCAAATGTGACTTTGTTGCTTTAGCG GCCGCGCCTAGAGGTGGTGTCGTGAAGCTGCATCTAGACGAGGAGAAGCAGAGGGTATTTCTGAGAGGGAAAGCTGTTGCTGTCATGGAAGGTTCTCTTCTAGTTTAA
- the LOC132032400 gene encoding uncharacterized protein LOC132032400 isoform X2, producing MVYFVVLFYLLPFSGFIPVLKVYVGTILYTKLTILNLVDLCGHATLAAAHFLFAYGLVKTDTVEFSTRSGILTAKRVPEAKVPNSDQDDWRTGYSIELDFPVVQVAETSFTDVPAISKSLNGASVVEINETSKGDHFILLPSGEAVADCQPQFDLIKTCPGRGMIITGPAPQGCGFDFYSRFFCPKLGINEDPVCGSAHCALAHYWRKKLGKCDFVALAAAPRGGVVKLHLDEEKQRVFLRGKAVAVMEGSLLV from the exons AtggtttattttgttgttcttttttaCCTGTTACCCTTCTCCGGATTTATCCCGGTGTTGAAAGTGTATGTTGGGACTATACTATATACAAAACTTACGATATTGAATTTG GTAGATCTATGTGGGCATGCAACGCTAGCAGCTGCACACTTTCTATTTGCCTATGGCCTGGTTAAAACTGATACTGTTGAGTTTTCAACAAGATCAGGAATTCTAACTGCCAAAAGAGTACCAGAAGCCAAAGTGCCAAATTCTGATCAGGACGATTGGCGAACAGGTTACtcaattgaattagattttccTGTTGTCCAAGTAGCCGAGACTAGTTTTACTGATGTTCCTGCAATTTCGAAAAGCCTGAATGGTGCATCCGTGGTTGAGATCAATGAGACATCGAAGGGTGATCATTTC ATCTTGCTCCCATCAGGGGAGGCAGTGGCCGACTGCCAACCTCAGTTTGATCTAATAAAAACTTGCCCTGGCAGAGGAATGATTATAACTGGACCTGCTCCACAGGGTTGTGGATTTGATTTTTATAGCCGTTTCTTCTGCCCAAAGCTGGGAATCAATGAG GATCCAGTTTGTGGAAGTGCTCATTGTGCCTTGGCTCATTATTGGCGGAAGAAGCTTGGCAAATGTGACTTTGTTGCTTTAGCG GCCGCGCCTAGAGGTGGTGTCGTGAAGCTGCATCTAGACGAGGAGAAGCAGAGGGTATTTCTGAGAGGGAAAGCTGTTGCTGTCATGGAAGGTTCTCTTCTAGTTTAA